Proteins from a single region of Abyssalbus ytuae:
- a CDS encoding carboxy terminal-processing peptidase produces MKRNFVYLLVVIMVSVASCSFTNKSFNNPDKDKLLVELISYVLDKWHFNSKDLDDEFSKNVYEDYIEVLDPLKRYFHKSDIKEFEKYRYAIDDQIKTSEVTFFNLTYERLMKRMEEAQDIYKEVLKTPFNYSVNESINTDYEKQPYASNRKELLERWRKQLKFSTISRFMEANEEEDEKLAEDSSYIRKPMDSIELKTREATLKAIEEYFNATKDIERKDWFSFYLNSIVEEFDPHTYYFAPEDKERFDMRFSGKFEGIGARLQKRNDNIKIVEIISGGPAWRGKKVEVGDEILKVAQGDDIAVDVVGMKLDDAVKLIKGPKGTEVRLTVKRVDGTIEEVSIVRDVVELEESYAKSSFVEKNGKKFGVINLPQFYMDFNDYKNGRNASDDVAKEIERLKEVGMEGLVLDLRDNGGGSLKTVVDMAGLFIEKGPVVQVKTTGNGREVLEDEDERIQWDGPLVILVNELSASASEILAAAMQDYKRAIVLGSKQTYGKGTVQNILDLNNVVRNNEHGDLGSIKITTQKFYRIDGGSTQLEGVKSDVIVPDRYSFINIGEKDQENPLPWDKISPAEYKTWDGYIDYDETIQKSKDRMASSDQLKLIEQNALWIKEQQEDDEYPLNYQAFIKEQEMDEEISKKFKAITDYHNNLSFESLPYELKLMGKDSVLKEKRERWHEELSKDVYVEEAINVLEDLQLSNIKRQKLASIKG; encoded by the coding sequence ATGAAAAGGAATTTTGTGTATTTGCTTGTAGTTATTATGGTATCGGTTGCTTCGTGCAGCTTTACTAATAAGTCATTTAATAACCCTGATAAAGATAAATTACTGGTTGAATTAATTTCTTATGTGTTAGATAAATGGCATTTTAACTCCAAGGATCTGGATGATGAGTTTTCAAAAAACGTTTATGAAGATTATATTGAAGTGCTCGACCCTTTAAAACGCTATTTTCATAAAAGTGATATTAAGGAATTCGAAAAATACAGATATGCCATAGATGACCAGATAAAAACGTCAGAGGTAACTTTTTTCAATCTTACTTATGAAAGACTGATGAAAAGGATGGAAGAAGCTCAAGATATTTATAAGGAAGTTCTTAAAACTCCTTTTAACTATTCGGTTAACGAATCTATAAATACAGATTATGAAAAGCAACCTTATGCTTCAAATAGAAAAGAATTGCTTGAGAGATGGCGGAAACAGTTGAAATTTTCTACTATTTCCAGATTTATGGAAGCCAATGAAGAAGAAGATGAAAAACTGGCTGAAGATAGCTCTTATATCCGTAAACCTATGGATTCAATAGAATTAAAAACCAGGGAAGCTACTTTAAAGGCAATTGAAGAATATTTTAATGCTACCAAAGATATTGAAAGAAAAGACTGGTTCAGCTTTTATTTAAATTCCATAGTAGAAGAATTTGACCCGCATACATATTACTTTGCCCCTGAAGATAAGGAAAGGTTTGATATGCGTTTTTCAGGAAAATTTGAGGGTATCGGTGCACGGCTTCAAAAAAGAAATGATAATATTAAAATAGTAGAAATTATTTCGGGAGGACCGGCATGGAGAGGCAAAAAAGTAGAAGTAGGAGATGAAATTTTAAAAGTGGCACAAGGAGATGATATTGCTGTTGATGTGGTTGGGATGAAACTTGATGATGCAGTGAAACTTATAAAAGGTCCGAAGGGAACAGAAGTTAGGCTAACAGTTAAACGTGTAGATGGTACAATAGAAGAAGTTTCGATTGTAAGGGATGTTGTGGAATTGGAAGAGTCCTATGCTAAATCATCTTTTGTTGAAAAAAACGGAAAGAAGTTCGGGGTTATCAACCTGCCACAGTTTTATATGGATTTTAATGACTACAAAAATGGACGCAATGCTTCAGATGATGTAGCTAAGGAGATAGAAAGGCTAAAAGAAGTAGGAATGGAAGGGTTGGTGCTCGATTTAAGAGATAATGGTGGAGGATCTTTGAAAACTGTAGTGGATATGGCCGGTCTATTTATAGAAAAGGGACCGGTTGTACAGGTGAAGACTACCGGTAACGGGAGGGAAGTTTTGGAAGATGAAGATGAAAGAATACAGTGGGATGGTCCCTTGGTGATTTTGGTTAATGAACTTTCAGCATCTGCTTCAGAAATTTTGGCAGCAGCTATGCAGGATTACAAAAGGGCCATTGTTTTGGGAAGCAAACAAACTTATGGTAAAGGAACGGTACAAAATATTTTAGATCTTAATAATGTGGTTAGAAATAATGAGCATGGAGATTTAGGATCCATTAAAATTACAACCCAGAAGTTTTATAGAATTGATGGAGGTTCTACTCAATTAGAAGGTGTTAAAAGTGATGTTATAGTCCCGGACAGGTATAGCTTTATAAATATTGGAGAAAAAGATCAGGAGAATCCGTTGCCATGGGATAAAATTTCGCCGGCAGAGTATAAAACATGGGATGGTTATATTGATTATGATGAAACCATTCAAAAAAGTAAAGACAGAATGGCCTCCAGTGACCAGTTAAAACTTATAGAGCAAAATGCCTTGTGGATAAAAGAACAGCAGGAAGATGATGAATATCCTTTGAATTATCAAGCATTTATAAAAGAGCAGGAAATGGACGAAGAAATTTCTAAAAAGTTTAAAGCTATTACTGATTACCACAACAATTTGTCCTTTGAATCTTTACCTTACGAGTTAAAGCTGATGGGAAAAGATTCTGTTTTAAAAGAAAAAAGAGAGCGTTGGCATGAAGAATTATCAAAAGATGTATATGTAGAGGAGGCAATAAATGTACTTGAAGATTTACAGTTGAGTAATATTAAAAGACAAAAGCTGGCTTCAATTAAGGGCTGA
- the surE gene encoding 5'/3'-nucleotidase SurE, with protein sequence MKQKPLILVTNDDGITAPGLRTLIKIMNEIGQVVVVAPDSPQSAMGHAITINSTLYSDKIRIDDGPQVEYSCSGTPADCVKLAVNEILKEKPDLCVSGINHGSNSSINVIYSGTMSAAVEAGIEGIPAIGFSLCDYSWDANFEAIQEHVKQITNSAIKNGLPKGVVLNVNFPKLSEEKIKGIKICRQARATWMEEFDKRTNPQGREYYWLTGKFVNLDKGEDTDEWALENGYVSVVPVQFDLTAHHTIQDLNTWNLND encoded by the coding sequence ATGAAGCAAAAACCTCTTATTTTAGTAACTAATGACGATGGTATTACGGCACCCGGTTTAAGGACATTAATAAAAATAATGAATGAAATTGGCCAGGTGGTTGTGGTAGCCCCCGACAGCCCACAAAGTGCTATGGGCCATGCAATTACAATAAACTCTACCTTGTATTCGGATAAGATCAGGATTGATGACGGGCCACAGGTTGAATATAGTTGCAGTGGCACACCTGCCGATTGTGTTAAACTGGCCGTAAACGAAATATTAAAAGAGAAACCGGATTTGTGTGTAAGTGGTATAAACCATGGGTCCAATTCTTCCATTAATGTAATTTATTCGGGCACCATGAGTGCTGCTGTTGAAGCCGGTATTGAAGGAATCCCCGCTATTGGTTTTTCTTTGTGCGATTATTCATGGGATGCAAACTTTGAAGCAATCCAAGAACATGTAAAACAAATTACCAACAGTGCCATAAAAAACGGCTTGCCAAAAGGGGTGGTATTAAATGTAAATTTCCCTAAATTATCCGAAGAAAAAATAAAAGGGATTAAAATATGCCGGCAGGCCCGTGCTACCTGGATGGAAGAGTTTGACAAAAGAACAAATCCGCAGGGACGCGAATATTACTGGCTAACAGGTAAATTTGTTAATCTGGATAAAGGAGAAGATACTGATGAATGGGCCTTAGAAAACGGGTATGTATCTGTGGTTCCGGTGCAGTTTGATTTAACTGCCCATCATACCATTCAGGATTTAAATACTTGGAATTTAAATGATTAA
- the lpxB gene encoding lipid-A-disaccharide synthase, whose product MKYYIIAGEASGDLHASNLMKALKEKDPKADFRFWGGDLMNAVGGTIVKHYRDLAFMGFLEVLLNLRTILKNIKICKEDIKRFNPDVIIFVDYPGFNLRIAKWAKQVGYRTHYYISPQIWAWKENRITSIKRDVNEMYVILPFEKEFYEHKHNFPVHFVGHPLIDAINKRKQVNPEEFKKENSLDERDVIAILPGSRKQEIKKMLSIMLSVVNDFTNYQFVIAGAPGQEPEFYEQFITNKNVHFVQNKTYDLLSISSAALVTSGTATLETALFKVPEVVCYKGNWISYQIAKRIITLKYISLVNLIMDKEVVKELIQHDFNYKKLKEELNHILDGYERARLFLDYYDLEKKLGGKGASNKTAALILQKIS is encoded by the coding sequence ATGAAATATTATATAATTGCTGGGGAAGCTTCGGGCGATTTGCATGCCTCCAACCTAATGAAAGCTTTGAAAGAAAAAGACCCGAAAGCTGATTTCAGGTTTTGGGGAGGGGACTTAATGAATGCCGTAGGGGGAACTATTGTAAAACATTACAGGGATCTTGCTTTTATGGGTTTTTTGGAAGTACTGCTGAATCTCCGCACCATTCTTAAAAACATAAAAATTTGTAAAGAAGATATAAAAAGATTTAATCCCGATGTTATAATTTTTGTAGATTATCCAGGGTTTAATCTACGTATCGCTAAATGGGCAAAGCAAGTAGGCTATAGAACTCATTATTACATATCTCCGCAAATATGGGCATGGAAAGAAAACAGAATAACCAGTATAAAACGAGATGTGAATGAAATGTATGTTATTCTTCCCTTTGAAAAGGAATTTTATGAACACAAACACAATTTTCCGGTACATTTTGTAGGTCACCCCCTAATTGATGCCATAAATAAAAGAAAACAAGTGAATCCTGAAGAGTTCAAAAAGGAAAACTCCCTGGATGAAAGGGATGTGATAGCCATATTACCAGGCAGCAGAAAACAGGAAATAAAAAAGATGCTGTCAATAATGTTAAGTGTGGTCAATGATTTTACCAATTATCAGTTTGTAATAGCCGGTGCCCCAGGTCAGGAACCAGAATTTTACGAACAGTTTATTACTAATAAAAATGTTCATTTTGTACAAAACAAAACATATGACCTTTTAAGCATATCATCGGCAGCCCTGGTAACAAGTGGTACCGCCACACTGGAAACTGCCCTTTTTAAAGTGCCTGAAGTGGTGTGCTACAAAGGAAATTGGATTTCATACCAAATAGCTAAACGCATAATAACTTTAAAGTATATTTCGTTAGTTAATTTAATAATGGATAAAGAAGTAGTGAAAGAGCTTATTCAACATGACTTTAATTATAAAAAATTAAAAGAAGAATTAAACCATATTTTGGATGGTTACGAAAGAGCCAGACTTTTTCTCGATTATTATGACCTTGAAAAAAAATTAGGTGGTAAAGGAGCCAGCAATAAAACTGCGGCATTAATTTTGCAGAAAATTTCTTAA
- a CDS encoding C40 family peptidase, with protein sequence MKSKLFYLFLILSLSACKSSKTVRVPAGTQKASIVKNTSTHKKAKHNKNTSKIIQTALSYNGTKYRYGGTTKKGMDCSGLIYTSFTTHNVSLPRTSSMMSTQGKKIQIREAREGDLLFFRTNKKKKGINHVGLIVATNGDDIKFIHATTSRGVIVSSIKEGYWNYAFVEARRVL encoded by the coding sequence ATGAAAAGTAAATTATTTTATTTATTTCTAATACTTTCATTATCAGCCTGCAAATCATCTAAAACAGTACGGGTTCCTGCCGGCACCCAAAAAGCATCTATTGTTAAAAATACATCAACTCATAAGAAGGCAAAACATAACAAAAATACCAGTAAAATTATTCAAACTGCATTGTCATACAACGGCACAAAATATAGGTATGGAGGTACTACAAAAAAAGGGATGGATTGCTCAGGATTAATTTACACTTCATTTACCACACATAATGTTTCTTTACCCCGAACCTCATCTATGATGTCTACCCAGGGTAAAAAAATACAAATAAGAGAAGCCCGTGAAGGCGACCTTTTATTTTTCCGTACTAACAAAAAGAAAAAAGGAATAAATCATGTTGGCCTTATTGTGGCTACGAATGGGGACGATATCAAATTTATTCATGCAACTACCTCCAGAGGGGTGATAGTCTCTTCAATAAAAGA